In Amycolatopsis methanolica 239, a single genomic region encodes these proteins:
- a CDS encoding ParA family protein, whose protein sequence is MTPPASDWTPIAEEAERAARVLHPEPNSLPRPDQRRVLTVANQKGGVGKTTSAVNLAAALAVHGLKTLVIDLDPQGNASTALNVDHRSGTPSIYDVLLGDLPLGEAMAVSEQSPNLFCVPATIDLAGAEIELVEVPSRESRLKEALTGEVVDQLGVDYVFIDCPPSLGLLTVNAMVAAREVLIPIQCEYYALEGLGQLLSNIELVQKHLNPGLSVSTILLTMYDGRTKLADQVTAEVRDHFGDVVLKTVIPRNVKVSEAPSYGQTVLAYDPGSRGAMSYVDAARELAERGSSNGSRRGTL, encoded by the coding sequence GTGACCCCGCCTGCGTCAGACTGGACCCCCATTGCCGAAGAGGCCGAGCGCGCCGCCCGCGTGCTGCACCCGGAACCCAACTCCCTCCCCCGGCCCGATCAGCGCCGTGTGCTGACCGTCGCCAACCAGAAGGGCGGCGTCGGCAAGACGACCAGCGCCGTCAACCTCGCCGCGGCCCTCGCCGTGCACGGGCTCAAGACCCTCGTCATCGACCTCGACCCGCAGGGCAACGCCAGCACCGCGCTGAACGTGGACCACCGCTCCGGCACCCCCTCCATCTACGACGTCCTCCTCGGCGACCTCCCCCTGGGCGAGGCGATGGCCGTCAGCGAGCAGTCCCCCAACCTGTTCTGCGTCCCCGCGACGATCGACCTCGCGGGTGCGGAGATCGAGCTCGTCGAGGTACCCTCCCGCGAATCGCGGCTGAAGGAGGCGCTCACCGGCGAGGTGGTCGACCAGCTCGGTGTCGACTACGTCTTCATCGACTGCCCGCCCTCGCTCGGCCTCCTGACGGTCAATGCGATGGTCGCCGCGCGCGAGGTGCTGATCCCGATCCAGTGCGAGTACTACGCGCTCGAAGGTCTCGGGCAGCTCCTCAGCAACATCGAGCTGGTGCAGAAGCACCTCAACCCCGGCCTCTCCGTCTCGACGATCCTCCTCACCATGTACGACGGCCGCACCAAGCTGGCCGACCAGGTGACCGCCGAGGTGCGCGACCACTTCGGCGACGTCGTCCTCAAGACCGTCATCCCCCGCAACGTGAAGGTGTCCGAGGCGCCCAGCTACGGCCAGACCGTACTGGCGTACGACCCGGGTTCGCGGGGCGCGATGAGCTACGTCGATGCGGCTCGCGAACTGGCGGAGCGTGGCAGCAGCAACGGATCGAGGAGGGGCACGTTATGA
- the rsmG gene encoding 16S rRNA (guanine(527)-N(7))-methyltransferase RsmG — MVPVPEVAGRVFGDGLDQAVAFAEMLERFGVERGLIGPREVERLWDRHLLNSAVVGERIADGLRVIDVGSGAGFPGVPLAIARPDLDVVLVEPMARRLDWLNEVADTIKLDVTVVRGRAEEKALRERVGTADVVTSRAVAPLARLAGWCLPLVREGGMMLAVKGASARDEVARDAKAVARVGGSAPTVSECGVGVLETPTTVVRVERVRSARRPRRAG; from the coding sequence GTGGTGCCGGTGCCCGAGGTGGCTGGGCGAGTGTTCGGCGATGGGCTCGATCAGGCCGTCGCCTTCGCTGAGATGCTCGAGCGGTTCGGCGTCGAGCGGGGGTTGATCGGGCCGCGCGAGGTGGAGCGGCTTTGGGATCGGCACTTGCTGAACTCCGCCGTTGTCGGTGAGCGGATCGCGGACGGCTTGCGGGTGATCGACGTCGGGTCTGGCGCCGGCTTTCCGGGAGTGCCGCTCGCCATCGCGCGGCCGGATCTCGATGTCGTTCTCGTCGAGCCGATGGCTCGGCGCTTGGACTGGTTGAACGAAGTCGCCGACACCATCAAACTGGACGTCACCGTCGTCCGCGGCCGGGCGGAGGAGAAGGCGCTCCGGGAGCGCGTCGGGACCGCAGACGTCGTCACGTCGCGGGCCGTCGCTCCCCTGGCGCGTTTGGCGGGCTGGTGCCTTCCACTGGTCCGCGAGGGTGGCATGATGCTCGCAGTCAAGGGAGCTAGTGCCCGGGACGAAGTTGCCCGGGACGCGAAGGCGGTTGCCCGCGTCGGTGGGAGTGCTCCAACGGTCTCTGAGTGCGGGGTCGGCGTGCTCGAAACGCCGACGACCGTGGTGCGGGTGGAGCGCGTACGAAGTGCCCGCCGCCCGCGCCGTGCGGGATGA
- a CDS encoding protein jag: MAETVEAIDADDEAPAAEATGSSTEDLLVREGDIAGDYLERLLDLLDYDGDIDLDVESGRAIVSIDGGDDLEKLVGGRGQVLEALQELTRLAVQQETGTRSRLMLDIAGWRAGRRAELTELGRTTAETVKATGEKVRLQPMSPFERKVVHDAVAAVGGVKSESEGEEPKRRVVVMPDA; the protein is encoded by the coding sequence ATGGCGGAGACGGTCGAAGCGATCGACGCTGATGACGAGGCGCCCGCTGCGGAGGCGACGGGGTCGTCGACGGAGGACCTGCTGGTCCGCGAGGGTGACATCGCGGGCGACTACCTGGAGCGGTTGCTGGACCTGCTCGACTACGACGGGGACATCGACCTCGACGTCGAGAGTGGCCGCGCGATCGTGAGCATCGACGGCGGTGACGACCTGGAGAAGCTCGTCGGTGGACGCGGCCAGGTGCTCGAGGCGCTGCAGGAACTGACGCGGCTCGCGGTGCAGCAGGAGACCGGCACCCGGAGCCGGCTGATGCTCGACATCGCCGGCTGGCGGGCCGGCCGCCGCGCCGAGCTGACGGAGCTGGGCCGCACGACGGCCGAGACGGTCAAGGCGACGGGTGAGAAGGTTCGGCTGCAGCCGATGAGCCCGTTCGAACGGAAGGTCGTGCACGACGCGGTGGCGGCCGTGGGCGGCGTCAAGAGCGAGAGCGAGGGCGAAGAGCCCAAGCGGCGCGTGGTTGTAATGCCGGACGCGTAG